In Triticum aestivum cultivar Chinese Spring chromosome 5B, IWGSC CS RefSeq v2.1, whole genome shotgun sequence, the following proteins share a genomic window:
- the LOC123112245 gene encoding polyadenylate-binding protein RBP47: MQAATVAAAANGGGDVQKQQQVGAAPLPAVAALAPPPHWVAMPFAPPGAAAMVVPHQMAPAPPHQFAPHFVPFHAVAPPPPPLQPRPAHVAMGSPAPAAQPGQEENKTIWVGDLHYWMDENYLHTCFGYTGEVVAIKVIRNKQTGQSEGYGFVEFYSHAAAEKVLDGFAGHIMPNTDQPFRINWASFSMGDRRSDIASDHSIFVGDLASDVNDTALLETFSSRYSSVKGAKVVIDANTGRSKGYGFVRFGDDSEKTNAMTEMNGVYCSTRPMRIGPATPRKSSGTSGSTGSSARSDGDLTNTTVFVGGLDPNVSEDDLKQTFSQYGEISSVKIPVGKQCGFVQFLQRKNAEDALQGLNGSTIGKQTVRLSWGRNPANKQLRSDNGNQWNNGMYYAPSPFYNGYGYPAAPFPDPGMYAAAYGAYPVYGNQQQVS, translated from the exons ATGCAGGCAGcgacggtggcagcggcggcgaacggcgggggCGACGTGCAGAAGCAGCAGCAGGTGGGGGCGGCGCCGctcccggcggtggcggcgctggcgCCGCCGCCCCATTGGGTGGCCATGCCGTTCGCGCCGCCGGGCGCCGCGGCCATGGTGGTGCCGCACCAGATGGCGCCGGCGCCGCCCCACCAGTTCGCGCCGCACTTCGTGCCGTTCCACGCCGtcgcaccgccgcccccgccgctgcAGCCGCGCCCGGCGCACGTCGCCATGGGCTCGCCCGCCCCCGCCGCGCAGCCCGGCCAGGAGGAGAACAAGACCATCTGGGTCGGCGACCTCCATTACTGGATGGACGAGAACTACCTCCACACCTGCTTCGGCTACACCGGCGAG GTTGTCGCAATCAAGGTTATTCGTAATAAGCAAACCGGACAATCAGAAGGATATGGATTTGTAGAGTTCTACAGTCATGCTGCAGCTGAAAAAGTACTTGATGGTTTTGCTGGGCATATAATGCCAAATACTGACCAACCTTTTAGGATAAACTGGGCATCATTTAGCATGGGGGATAGGCGCTCGGACATTGCTTCAGATCATTCCATATTTGTAGGCGATCTTGCCTCTGATGTCAATGATACTGCATTGCTAGAGACTTTCTCCAGCAGGTACTCCTCTGTCAAAGGTGCAAAAGTTGTTATTGATGCTAACACTGGTAGATCCAAGGGCTATGGCTTTGTGCGGTTTGGAGATGATAGTGAGAAGACAAACGCCATGACTGAGATGAATGGAGTGTATTGCTCAACTAGGCCCATGAGGATTGGCCCTGCAACTCCCAGAAAATCTTCAG GTACTTCTGGATCTACTGGTTCATCTGCTCGATCAGACGGAGATTTGACAAACACAACT GTATTTGTCGGTGGGCTTGACCCAAATGTTAGTGAAGATGATCTTAAGCAAACCTTCTCCCAGTATGGCGAGATTTCCTCTGTGAAGATTCCAGTTGGGAAACAGTGCGGGTTTgtgcagtttcttcagag AAAGAATGCAGAAGATGCATTGCAAGGGCTGAACGGGAGCACCATTGGGAAACAGACCGTGCGCCTTTCATGGGGTCGCAATCCAGCAAACAAGCAG TTGAGGAGTGACAACGGCAACCAGTGGAACAACGGGATGTACTACGCGCCCTCGCCCTTCTACAACGGGTACGGCTACCCCGCGGCACCGTTCCCTGACCCGGGCATGTACGCCGCTGCCTATGGCGCATACCCCGTCTACGGGAACCAGCAACAGGTCAGCTGA